A single Sphingomonas kaistensis DNA region contains:
- the scpA gene encoding methylmalonyl-CoA mutase, which produces MSDQHDAWKTLAAKESRGADLSRTTLEGITLKTVYGPEDAADIDPGYPGVAPYTRGPYATMYAGRPWTIRQYAGFSTAEESNAFYRRNLAAGQKGLSVAFDLATHRGYDSDHPRVTGDVGKAGVAIDSVEDMKLLFDGIPLGEMSVSMTMNGAVLPVLAFYIVAGEEQGVDRNLLSGTIQNDILKEFAVRNTYIYPPSPSMRIVSDIIAFTSREMPKFNSISISGYHMHEAGATAVQEMAYTLADGMEYVRAAVKSGLDIDAFAPRLSFFWGIGMNLFMEVAKMRAARTLWGRIMTDLGAKTEKSKLLRTHCQTSGVSLTEQDPYNNIVRTTIEALAAVLGGTQSLHTNSFDEAIALPTDFSARIARNTQLILAEESGVTAVADPLGGSWYVEALTRELEEKAWALIQEVEALGGMTKAVTEGLPKRRIEEAAALRQSKVDTGETVIVGVNRYRLPEEAELDILEVDNAKVRAGQIERLQRIRATRDEAAVQAALQALEEGARTDANLLALSVEAARARATLGEISDALERVFGRYATKPEPVSGIYGQRADLRWEEAKQGTVAVGQRLGRKPRMLVAKMGQDGHDRGANLVSSAFGDLGFEIVAGPLFQTPREAAELAVIADVDVVGASSLAAGHKTLIPELIGHLKDMDRADIKVVAGGVIPAQDYAELRAAGVQAIFGPGTNLADAADEVLRLLGHNKPPMDEAAE; this is translated from the coding sequence ATGTCCGACCAACACGACGCCTGGAAGACCCTCGCCGCCAAGGAATCGCGCGGCGCCGACCTCAGCCGCACGACGCTCGAAGGGATCACCCTCAAGACCGTCTACGGCCCCGAGGATGCGGCCGACATCGACCCCGGTTATCCCGGCGTCGCGCCCTACACCCGCGGGCCTTATGCGACGATGTATGCCGGCCGGCCGTGGACCATCCGCCAGTACGCCGGCTTCTCGACCGCCGAGGAATCCAACGCCTTTTATCGCCGCAACCTGGCCGCCGGGCAGAAGGGACTTTCGGTTGCCTTCGACCTCGCCACCCATCGCGGCTACGACAGCGACCATCCGCGCGTGACGGGCGATGTCGGCAAGGCGGGCGTCGCGATCGACAGCGTCGAGGACATGAAGCTGCTGTTCGACGGCATCCCGCTCGGCGAGATGAGCGTCAGCATGACCATGAACGGCGCGGTGCTGCCGGTGCTCGCTTTCTACATCGTCGCGGGCGAGGAGCAGGGGGTTGATCGCAACCTGCTGTCGGGCACCATTCAGAACGACATTCTGAAAGAATTCGCGGTCCGCAACACCTACATTTATCCGCCCAGCCCCTCGATGCGGATCGTGTCCGACATCATCGCTTTCACCAGCCGCGAGATGCCCAAGTTCAACTCCATCTCCATCTCGGGCTATCACATGCACGAAGCCGGCGCGACGGCGGTGCAGGAGATGGCTTACACGCTGGCGGACGGCATGGAATACGTCCGCGCCGCGGTGAAATCGGGCCTCGACATCGACGCCTTCGCGCCGCGGCTGAGCTTCTTCTGGGGCATCGGCATGAACCTCTTCATGGAGGTCGCCAAGATGCGCGCGGCGCGCACCCTGTGGGGCCGGATCATGACCGATCTGGGCGCCAAAACCGAAAAGTCGAAGCTGCTCCGGACCCACTGCCAGACCAGCGGGGTGAGCCTCACCGAGCAGGACCCGTACAACAACATCGTCCGCACCACGATCGAGGCGCTGGCGGCGGTGCTCGGCGGCACGCAGTCGCTTCACACCAACAGCTTCGACGAAGCGATCGCGCTGCCGACCGATTTCTCGGCCCGGATCGCGCGCAACACCCAACTGATCCTCGCCGAGGAAAGCGGCGTCACCGCGGTCGCCGATCCGCTGGGCGGCAGCTGGTATGTCGAGGCGCTGACCCGCGAGCTCGAGGAAAAGGCGTGGGCGCTGATCCAGGAGGTCGAAGCGCTCGGCGGCATGACCAAGGCGGTCACCGAGGGCCTGCCCAAACGCCGCATCGAGGAAGCCGCGGCCTTGCGCCAGTCCAAGGTCGATACCGGCGAAACGGTGATCGTCGGGGTCAATCGCTACCGCCTGCCGGAAGAAGCCGAGCTCGACATCCTCGAAGTCGACAACGCCAAGGTCCGCGCCGGGCAGATCGAGCGGTTGCAGCGTATCCGCGCGACCCGTGACGAAGCGGCGGTCCAGGCGGCGCTGCAGGCCCTCGAGGAGGGCGCCCGCACCGATGCCAATCTCCTCGCGCTCAGCGTCGAGGCAGCCCGCGCCCGCGCCACGCTGGGCGAGATTTCGGACGCGCTCGAACGCGTGTTCGGACGCTATGCAACCAAGCCCGAGCCGGTCTCCGGCATTTACGGCCAACGCGCCGACCTCCGCTGGGAAGAAGCCAAGCAAGGCACGGTCGCGGTCGGCCAGCGCCTCGGCCGCAAGCCGCGCATGCTGGTCGCCAAGATGGGCCAGGACGGCCACGACCGCGGCGCCAACCTCGTCAGCTCGGCCTTCGGTGACCTAGGCTTCGAGATTGTCGCCGGCCCCCTGTTCCAGACCCCGCGCGAAGCCGCCGAGCTGGCGGTAATCGCCGACGTCGACGTCGTCGGTGCCTCCAGCCTCGCAGCCGGGCACAAGACCCTGATCCCCGAGCTGATTGGCCACCTGAAGGACATGGACCGCGCCGACATCAAGGTCGTCGCCGGCGGCGTGATCCCGGCGCAGGATTATGCCGAACTCCGCGCCGCGGGCGTGCAGGCGATCTTCGGCCCCGGCACCAATCTCGCCGACGCCGCCGACGAAGTGTTGCGCTTGCTGGGTCATAACAAGCCGCCGATGGATGAGGCCGCCGAATGA
- a CDS encoding acetyl/propionyl/methylcrotonyl-CoA carboxylase subunit alpha, with the protein MFSKILIANRGEIACRVITTARRMGIKTVAVYSDADARAPFVRMADEAVHIGPPPAAQSYLLADKIIAACKATGAEAVHPGYGFLSERTSFAEALAAEGIAFIGPPVNAIAAMGDKIESKKLAKAAGVNVVPGFVGEIADTEHAVRIAGEIGYPVMMKASAGGGGKGMRLAYSEQDVREGFEATKREGLASFGDDRVFIEKFIEDPRHIEIQILGDQHGTILYLNERECSIQRRHQKVVEEAPSPFVTPKMRKAMGEQCVALARAVGYYSAGTVELIVSGKDPTGESFYFLEMNTRLQVEHPVTEAITGIDLVEQMIRVAAGEKLPFTQDDIGIDGWSIENRVYAEDPYRGFLPSTGRLAHYRPPVPGWTDDGQANGRRGLDGVRVDDGVFEGGEVSMFYDPMIAKLVTWAPTRDEAADKQVEALDAFRIEGLGHNVDFLSAIMQHPRFRSGELTTGFIAEEYPEGFTGAPLDDALTADLSALAAFIGTVHESRALLIDQQLGGPSPAAREHVVRLDGGAEHHVRFTLDKVVVDGGEPLAFEADYAPGQRLLRARIGHRSRTVLVEKQGRALKMTTRGGSHRATVMTPRVAELARHMIEKIPPDLSRFLLAPMPGLVTRLDVAVGDKVEAGQPIAVMEAMKMENILRAEKSATVKATPVDAGTSVAVDQVIVEFE; encoded by the coding sequence ATGTTCTCCAAGATCCTTATCGCCAATCGCGGCGAAATTGCCTGCCGGGTCATAACTACGGCCCGCCGCATGGGCATCAAGACCGTCGCGGTCTATTCCGATGCCGATGCGCGCGCGCCGTTCGTGCGGATGGCGGATGAGGCGGTGCACATTGGCCCGCCGCCTGCGGCGCAATCCTATCTCCTCGCCGACAAGATCATCGCTGCCTGCAAGGCGACCGGCGCCGAGGCCGTTCATCCGGGCTATGGCTTCCTCTCCGAACGCACCAGCTTCGCCGAAGCGCTCGCTGCCGAGGGCATCGCCTTTATCGGCCCGCCGGTGAACGCGATCGCGGCGATGGGCGACAAGATCGAATCCAAGAAGCTGGCCAAGGCCGCCGGGGTCAATGTCGTCCCCGGCTTCGTCGGCGAAATCGCGGATACCGAGCATGCCGTCCGCATCGCGGGCGAAATCGGCTATCCGGTGATGATGAAGGCTTCGGCCGGCGGCGGCGGCAAGGGCATGCGCCTCGCTTACTCCGAACAGGACGTCCGCGAAGGCTTCGAAGCGACTAAGCGCGAAGGGCTCGCCAGCTTCGGCGACGACCGCGTGTTCATCGAGAAATTCATCGAGGACCCGCGCCACATCGAGATCCAGATCCTCGGCGACCAGCACGGCACCATCCTGTATCTCAACGAGCGCGAATGCAGCATTCAGCGCCGCCACCAAAAGGTGGTCGAGGAAGCCCCCTCGCCGTTCGTCACGCCCAAGATGCGCAAGGCGATGGGCGAGCAATGCGTCGCGCTCGCCCGCGCGGTCGGCTATTACAGCGCCGGCACGGTTGAGCTGATCGTCTCGGGCAAGGACCCGACGGGCGAGAGTTTCTACTTTCTCGAAATGAACACCCGGCTCCAGGTCGAGCATCCGGTGACCGAGGCGATCACCGGCATCGACCTGGTCGAGCAGATGATCCGCGTCGCGGCCGGCGAGAAGCTGCCCTTCACGCAGGACGACATCGGTATCGACGGCTGGTCGATCGAAAACCGCGTCTATGCCGAAGACCCTTATCGCGGCTTCCTCCCCTCGACCGGGCGGTTGGCGCATTACCGGCCGCCGGTGCCGGGCTGGACCGACGATGGCCAGGCCAACGGCCGCCGCGGCCTCGACGGCGTGCGCGTCGACGACGGCGTGTTCGAGGGCGGCGAAGTGTCGATGTTCTACGACCCCATGATCGCCAAGCTCGTCACCTGGGCCCCGACCCGCGACGAAGCCGCCGACAAGCAGGTCGAGGCACTCGACGCCTTCCGCATCGAAGGGCTCGGCCATAATGTCGATTTTCTGTCGGCGATCATGCAGCACCCGCGATTCCGGTCGGGCGAGCTCACCACTGGCTTCATCGCCGAGGAATATCCCGAAGGCTTTACCGGCGCGCCATTGGACGACGCGCTGACCGCTGACCTCAGCGCGCTCGCCGCCTTCATCGGCACGGTGCACGAAAGCCGGGCGCTGCTGATCGACCAGCAGTTGGGCGGCCCGTCGCCCGCCGCGCGCGAGCATGTGGTGCGACTGGACGGCGGGGCGGAGCATCACGTTCGATTCACCCTCGACAAGGTGGTGGTGGACGGCGGCGAGCCGCTTGCCTTCGAAGCCGATTATGCGCCGGGCCAGCGCCTGCTTCGGGCCCGCATCGGCCATCGCAGCCGGACCGTGCTGGTCGAAAAGCAGGGCCGTGCGCTCAAGATGACGACGCGCGGCGGCAGCCATCGGGCGACGGTGATGACGCCCAGGGTCGCCGAGCTTGCCCGCCACATGATCGAAAAGATCCCGCCCGACCTGTCGCGCTTCCTCCTCGCGCCGATGCCCGGCCTCGTCACCCGCCTCGACGTCGCGGTCGGCGACAAGGTCGAGGCCGGGCAGCCGATCGCGGTGATGGAAGCGATGAAGATGGAGAACATCCTCCGCGCCGAGAAGAGCGCTACGGTCAAGGCGACGCCGGTCGACGCGGGGACAAGCGTCGCGGTGGATCAGGTCATCGTCGAATTCGAATAA
- a CDS encoding SDR family oxidoreductase, whose protein sequence is MTFATGKHALITGGGTGIGAGAARALAAAGAHVSLLGRRREPLEAVAAETGGRAIVCDVTDPEAQARAFAEAREAFGPLDYVILNAGIGDSRPFLRTSRESWNAIIATNLTALFDGAQLALPDLQAASKRLVIVASVAGLKGGAMAAPYVASKHGAVGLTRSLALEFARTGLTVNAICPSFVDTPMVDDSAARIAGATGKSVEEARALLARTNGNGRLITVDEVTHAIMQLLHPQASGVNGACVTIDGGTSA, encoded by the coding sequence ATGACCTTCGCAACTGGCAAGCATGCCCTCATCACCGGCGGCGGAACCGGCATCGGCGCCGGCGCCGCCCGCGCCCTTGCCGCCGCCGGCGCCCACGTCTCGCTGCTCGGCCGCCGCCGTGAGCCGCTCGAGGCCGTCGCGGCCGAAACCGGCGGGCGGGCTATCGTGTGCGATGTCACCGACCCGGAAGCACAGGCCCGCGCCTTTGCCGAAGCGCGCGAGGCGTTCGGGCCGCTCGACTACGTCATCCTGAACGCCGGCATCGGCGACAGCCGTCCTTTTCTGCGCACCAGCCGCGAAAGCTGGAACGCGATCATCGCCACCAATCTGACTGCGTTGTTCGACGGCGCACAGCTCGCGCTTCCCGATCTTCAGGCGGCCAGCAAACGGCTGGTGATCGTCGCTTCGGTCGCCGGGCTGAAGGGCGGCGCGATGGCGGCGCCTTATGTCGCGTCCAAGCATGGCGCGGTCGGGCTCACCCGCAGCCTGGCGCTGGAATTCGCCCGCACCGGCCTCACCGTCAACGCGATCTGTCCGAGCTTTGTCGACACCCCGATGGTCGACGACAGCGCCGCCCGCATCGCCGGCGCGACCGGCAAGAGCGTCGAGGAAGCGCGCGCGCTGCTCGCACGGACCAACGGCAACGGCCGGCTGATTACCGTAGACGAGGTCACCCACGCGATCATGCAATTGCTTCACCCGCAGGCAAGCGGCGTCAACGGCGCGTGCGTGACGATCGACGGCGGGACGAGCGCCTGA
- a CDS encoding S8 family serine peptidase, whose protein sequence is MRAFLMTGAAAMAVALAATPAAAQQRGEKIQNSYICVFKAREVNRGQAQAEANRAAQSVGARVTHVYSVAIRGFAAELPAQAVENMQKNNPNIEYCEQDQVVTAGPIEAQGKPEVGTMAEETPWGIARVGGGAAYTGSNTAWVIDTGIAPHADLNFDTSRSRSFLRDSSPLDQNGHGTHVAGTIAARANGSGVVGVAAGAPVVAVRVLDRRGSGSNSGVIAGVDYVAANGRAGDVANMSLGGGVSTALDQAVINASAGGVRFALAAGNESTNANNSSPGRANGANIFTVSAFAIGDKWASFSNFGNPPIDYAEPGVSIKSTWLNGGYNTISGTSMATPHLAGLLLAGAVRSGGTVAGDPAAPADVIGVK, encoded by the coding sequence ATGCGAGCATTTCTGATGACTGGCGCGGCGGCGATGGCGGTAGCGCTGGCGGCCACTCCGGCTGCTGCGCAGCAGCGCGGCGAGAAGATCCAGAACAGCTATATCTGCGTGTTCAAGGCCCGCGAAGTGAACCGTGGCCAGGCCCAGGCCGAAGCCAATCGCGCGGCGCAAAGCGTCGGCGCTCGGGTGACCCATGTGTATTCGGTCGCGATTCGCGGCTTTGCTGCAGAGCTTCCGGCGCAGGCCGTCGAGAACATGCAGAAGAACAACCCGAACATCGAATATTGCGAGCAGGACCAGGTCGTCACCGCCGGTCCGATCGAAGCGCAGGGCAAACCCGAAGTCGGCACCATGGCCGAGGAAACCCCGTGGGGCATCGCCCGCGTCGGCGGCGGCGCGGCCTACACCGGCAGCAACACCGCCTGGGTGATCGACACCGGCATCGCGCCGCACGCCGACCTCAACTTCGACACCTCGCGCTCGCGCAGCTTCTTGCGCGACAGCTCGCCACTCGACCAGAACGGCCACGGCACCCACGTCGCCGGCACCATCGCGGCGCGCGCCAACGGCTCGGGCGTGGTCGGGGTTGCCGCTGGCGCTCCGGTGGTCGCGGTCCGCGTGCTCGATCGTCGCGGCTCGGGCAGCAATTCGGGCGTAATTGCCGGCGTCGATTACGTCGCCGCGAACGGCCGCGCCGGCGACGTCGCCAACATGAGCCTCGGCGGCGGTGTGTCGACCGCGCTTGACCAGGCGGTTATCAACGCTTCGGCCGGCGGCGTTCGTTTCGCGCTCGCCGCGGGCAATGAAAGCACCAATGCCAACAACAGCTCGCCGGGCCGCGCCAACGGCGCGAACATCTTCACCGTGTCGGCTTTCGCCATCGGTGACAAATGGGCGAGCTTCTCGAACTTCGGCAATCCGCCGATCGATTATGCCGAGCCCGGCGTTTCCATCAAGTCGACCTGGCTGAACGGTGGCTACAACACCATCAGCGGCACCAGCATGGCGACCCCGCACCTCGCGGGCCTGCTGCTGGCCGGCGCGGTCCGCAGCGGCGGCACCGTCGCGGGCGACCCGGCGGCGCCGGCCGACGTCATCGGCGTCAAGTAA
- a CDS encoding type II secretion system protein GspD translates to MLGSPTSLVAQTVPSVVEEVKTVTLDENRAAFLVRFSPAEPQSAALNNNPTRPELLLRSTLRAPRVPPQGSYRGLVRSSTFETTDSGLLWRFDTAAPAQVSVQPAGDRTLQVIVQRLSGDEAIGARPIGSGGEAVAPASELPAYVEPGVDGDSYELVPLKYADVSEVIGLLVEGETIQPNNVFIRREPGFGSIANSSTQYQYQQQQQQQPQNQQPLGQSFPGRGLAIDRRLNAIWITGTPERIARVKAQINAIDVPVDSVILETQFVELTEQGVKNLGLDLANRDGQIASGQITLGANTTFGNDPLTPFKSGVLQAAIYAQVQRGEGRIVSRPRIAAQSGSTAKIITGDALPILTSITLSGVNGVSQQVQYVNVGVTLQIAPRVSTDGFVTSQIYGVVSSVTGYSQGYPTISQREAETSASVRDGETFVIGGLTQENNLRTKGRLPILGDIPILGTVFRNERSTRAKTELYIVITPRIVRHRRNEVPVQPAPSPAVPGLTGGLPG, encoded by the coding sequence TTGCTCGGTTCGCCGACGAGCCTTGTCGCGCAAACCGTGCCGTCGGTGGTCGAGGAAGTGAAAACCGTCACCCTCGACGAGAATCGCGCGGCCTTTCTGGTTCGCTTCTCCCCCGCCGAGCCGCAAAGCGCGGCGCTCAACAACAATCCGACCCGGCCCGAACTGCTGCTGCGTTCGACCCTGCGCGCGCCGCGGGTCCCGCCGCAGGGAAGCTATCGCGGGCTGGTCCGGTCGAGCACGTTCGAGACCACCGACAGCGGCCTTCTGTGGCGATTCGATACCGCCGCTCCGGCGCAGGTCAGCGTCCAGCCGGCGGGCGACCGCACGCTTCAGGTCATCGTCCAGCGCCTGTCGGGCGACGAGGCGATCGGTGCCCGTCCGATCGGCTCCGGCGGCGAAGCGGTCGCTCCCGCCAGCGAGTTGCCCGCTTATGTCGAGCCCGGAGTCGATGGCGACAGCTACGAGCTGGTGCCCTTGAAATATGCCGACGTCAGCGAGGTCATCGGCCTGCTGGTCGAAGGCGAGACGATCCAGCCCAACAACGTCTTCATCCGGCGGGAACCCGGTTTCGGGTCGATCGCCAACAGCTCGACGCAATATCAGTATCAGCAGCAACAGCAGCAACAGCCGCAGAACCAGCAGCCGCTGGGCCAGAGCTTCCCCGGCCGCGGGCTGGCCATCGACCGGCGCCTCAATGCCATCTGGATCACCGGGACGCCCGAGCGGATCGCCCGGGTCAAGGCGCAGATCAACGCCATCGACGTGCCGGTCGACAGCGTCATCCTCGAAACCCAGTTCGTCGAGCTGACCGAGCAGGGCGTCAAGAACCTCGGGCTCGACCTCGCCAATCGCGACGGCCAGATCGCGTCCGGGCAGATCACGCTTGGCGCCAATACGACCTTTGGCAACGATCCGCTGACCCCGTTCAAGTCGGGCGTGCTGCAGGCGGCGATCTACGCGCAGGTCCAGCGCGGCGAAGGGCGGATCGTGTCGCGCCCGCGAATCGCCGCGCAATCCGGTTCGACCGCCAAGATCATCACCGGCGACGCGCTGCCGATCCTAACCTCGATCACCCTGTCAGGTGTCAACGGGGTCAGCCAGCAGGTCCAATACGTCAACGTCGGCGTGACCCTGCAGATCGCGCCGCGGGTGTCGACCGACGGCTTCGTCACCAGCCAGATCTATGGCGTGGTGTCGTCGGTTACCGGCTACAGCCAGGGCTATCCGACGATCAGCCAGCGCGAAGCCGAGACCAGCGCCAGCGTGCGCGACGGCGAGACCTTCGTGATCGGCGGCCTGACGCAGGAAAACAATCTCAGGACCAAGGGCCGCCTGCCGATCCTTGGCGACATCCCGATTCTCGGCACCGTGTTCCGCAACGAGCGCAGCACGCGGGCCAAGACCGAGCTGTATATCGTGATCACACCTCGGATCGTGCGCCACCGGCGCAACGAGGTGCCGGTCCAGCCGGCCCCCTCGCCCGCCGTTCCCGGCCTGACGGGAGGCTTGCCCGGCTAG
- a CDS encoding S-(hydroxymethyl)glutathione dehydrogenase/class III alcohol dehydrogenase — protein MKTRAAVAFAPKQPLEIVELDLEGPKPGEVLVEIMATGICHTDAYTLDGLDSEGIFPSVLGHEGAGIVREVGAGVTSVKPGDHVIPLYTPECRQCKSCLSGKTNLCTAIRATQGKGLMPDGTTRFSYKGEPIFHYMGCSTFSNFTVLPEIAVAKIREDAPFQTSCYIGCGVTTGVGAVVNTAKVQVGDNVVVFGLGGIGLNVVQGARLAGANRIIGVDLNPDREAWGRQFGMTDFLNTRGMSREETVARIVEMTDGGADYTFDCTGNTEVMRTALEACHRGWGTSIVIGVAEAGKEIATRPFQLVTGRNWRGTAFGGAKGRTDVPKIVDWYMDGKIAIDPMITHVLSLDEINKGFDLMHRGESIRAVVVY, from the coding sequence ATGAAGACCCGTGCCGCAGTCGCCTTTGCCCCCAAGCAGCCGCTTGAGATCGTCGAGCTGGATCTGGAAGGCCCGAAGCCCGGCGAAGTGCTGGTCGAGATCATGGCCACCGGCATCTGCCACACCGACGCCTACACGCTCGACGGGCTCGACAGCGAAGGCATCTTCCCTTCGGTGCTGGGTCACGAAGGCGCCGGTATCGTCCGCGAAGTGGGGGCCGGTGTCACGTCGGTGAAGCCGGGCGACCACGTCATCCCGCTCTACACCCCCGAATGCCGCCAGTGTAAGTCATGCCTGTCCGGCAAGACCAACCTGTGCACAGCGATCCGCGCGACGCAGGGCAAGGGGCTGATGCCTGACGGCACGACGCGGTTCAGCTACAAGGGCGAACCGATCTTTCATTACATGGGCTGCTCGACCTTTTCGAACTTCACCGTGCTGCCGGAAATCGCGGTGGCAAAGATCCGCGAGGACGCGCCGTTCCAGACCAGCTGCTACATCGGCTGCGGGGTCACCACCGGCGTCGGCGCGGTGGTCAACACCGCCAAGGTCCAGGTCGGCGACAATGTCGTGGTGTTCGGGCTTGGCGGCATCGGCCTTAACGTGGTGCAGGGCGCGCGGCTTGCGGGCGCGAACAGGATCATCGGTGTCGACCTGAACCCGGACCGCGAGGCTTGGGGCCGCCAGTTCGGCATGACCGACTTCCTCAACACGCGTGGCATGAGCCGTGAGGAGACCGTTGCCAGGATCGTCGAGATGACCGACGGCGGCGCGGACTATACCTTCGACTGCACCGGCAACACCGAGGTGATGCGCACCGCGCTTGAAGCCTGCCATCGCGGCTGGGGTACGTCGATCGTTATCGGCGTCGCCGAAGCCGGCAAGGAAATCGCCACCCGGCCATTCCAGCTTGTCACTGGCCGCAACTGGCGCGGGACCGCGTTCGGCGGGGCCAAGGGCCGGACCGACGTGCCCAAGATTGTCGACTGGTACATGGACGGCAAGATCGCGATCGACCCGATGATCACCCACGTGCTGAGCCTTGATGAAATCAACAAGGGTTTTGACCTGATGCACCGGGGCGAAAGCATCCGGGCCGTGGTCGTCTACTAG
- a CDS encoding VOC family protein — translation MYSHMMVGSNDLERSKKFYDGLFEKPARSDDKGRLLYGRKGALFMVSPPIDGAAATHGNGSTIGFSFDTPEEVDAWHVRGVEAGGTSIEDPPGIRSNALGKLYLAYLRDPDGNKLCAVHRPAQ, via the coding sequence ATGTATTCGCACATGATGGTCGGCTCGAACGACCTCGAACGCTCGAAGAAATTCTACGATGGCCTGTTCGAAAAGCCGGCGCGCAGCGACGACAAGGGCCGCCTGCTGTACGGCCGCAAGGGCGCGCTGTTCATGGTCTCGCCGCCGATCGACGGCGCTGCGGCGACGCACGGCAACGGCTCCACCATCGGCTTTTCGTTCGATACACCGGAAGAGGTCGATGCCTGGCACGTGCGCGGCGTCGAAGCCGGCGGCACGTCGATCGAAGATCCGCCCGGAATCCGCTCCAATGCGCTCGGCAAGCTCTACCTCGCCTACCTGCGCGATCCGGACGGCAACAAACTGTGCGCCGTTCACCGGCCGGCGCAATAA
- the fghA gene encoding S-formylglutathione hydrolase yields the protein MALKVVSEALSHGGRQLVLSHDSAATATPMTFSLFLPPQAEQGRVPLVTYLSGLTCTHANVTDKGEYRRSCAELGLAFLAPDTSPRGEGVADADGWDIGLGAGFYVDATETPWSANYRMWSYVTDELPTLVEAEFPMLDMGAQAITGHSMGGHGALTVALRHPDRFRSVSAFAPIVAPSQVPWGEKAFTAYLGADRDAWRAHDAVALIESGARLPALKVDVGGADSFLERELKPELLEQACIAAGQPLELAIRPGYDHSYHFVSTFLPDHLAWHAERLR from the coding sequence ATGGCGCTGAAGGTCGTGAGCGAGGCGCTGAGCCACGGGGGGCGGCAGCTGGTGCTGTCCCACGACAGCGCGGCCACCGCCACGCCCATGACCTTTTCGCTGTTCCTGCCGCCACAGGCCGAGCAGGGGCGGGTGCCGCTGGTCACCTATCTGTCGGGCCTGACCTGCACCCACGCCAATGTCACCGACAAGGGCGAATATCGCCGCTCCTGCGCCGAACTCGGCCTCGCCTTCCTCGCCCCGGACACCTCGCCACGGGGCGAGGGGGTGGCGGACGCCGACGGGTGGGACATCGGGCTCGGCGCGGGCTTCTATGTCGATGCGACCGAGACGCCGTGGTCGGCCAACTACCGGATGTGGAGCTATGTCACCGACGAGCTTCCCACGCTGGTCGAGGCGGAATTCCCGATGCTCGACATGGGCGCCCAGGCGATTACCGGGCACAGCATGGGCGGGCATGGCGCGCTGACCGTGGCGCTGCGTCACCCCGACCGCTTCCGCAGCGTCTCGGCCTTTGCCCCGATCGTCGCACCGAGCCAAGTGCCGTGGGGCGAGAAGGCGTTCACCGCCTATCTTGGCGCCGACCGCGACGCATGGCGCGCGCACGATGCGGTGGCACTGATCGAAAGCGGGGCGAGGCTACCTGCGCTGAAGGTCGATGTCGGCGGCGCCGACAGCTTCCTCGAGCGCGAACTGAAGCCCGAACTGCTCGAGCAAGCCTGCATCGCCGCCGGCCAGCCGCTCGAACTGGCGATCCGGCCCGGCTACGATCACAGCTACCATTTCGTTTCGACCTTCCTGCCCGACCACCTGGCCTGGCACGCGGAGCGGCTCCGCTAG
- the pgl gene encoding 6-phosphogluconolactonase yields MIEAEWWEYDSVDEMADAVAGDVGFIIESAIDARDASLLALPGGKTPLPVFQKLAAQKLAWKKVTIVPTDERLVEVSDERSNARLLAQSFMRAGARVIPIGGENADVAAAGNIADARLQDLPWPPDLVWLGMGGDGHTASIFTGPDMQNALDAPKARRAVGVRPDPMPADMPVARVTLTRAALLSARTLIITITGEEKKALLEQAIADGQSSKLPIGRVLAEAEQPIDIHWAP; encoded by the coding sequence ATGATCGAAGCCGAATGGTGGGAATATGACAGCGTCGACGAGATGGCCGATGCCGTCGCGGGCGATGTCGGCTTCATCATCGAAAGCGCGATCGACGCGCGCGACGCTTCCTTGCTCGCGCTGCCGGGCGGCAAGACGCCGCTGCCCGTGTTCCAGAAACTCGCTGCCCAAAAGCTGGCGTGGAAGAAGGTGACCATCGTCCCTACCGATGAGCGATTGGTCGAGGTCAGCGACGAGCGCAGCAACGCGCGGCTGTTGGCGCAAAGCTTCATGCGGGCGGGCGCCCGGGTCATTCCGATCGGCGGCGAGAATGCCGATGTCGCGGCGGCGGGCAATATCGCCGACGCGCGGCTTCAGGACCTGCCCTGGCCGCCCGATCTCGTCTGGCTCGGCATGGGCGGCGACGGGCATACCGCGTCGATCTTCACCGGGCCCGACATGCAGAATGCGCTGGACGCTCCCAAGGCCCGGCGTGCGGTGGGCGTGCGGCCCGATCCGATGCCCGCCGACATGCCGGTGGCGCGCGTCACGCTGACCCGCGCGGCATTGCTCTCGGCGAGGACGCTGATCATCACCATTACCGGCGAGGAGAAGAAGGCGTTGCTCGAGCAGGCGATCGCCGACGGGCAATCGAGCAAGCTTCCGATCGGCCGCGTGCTGGCCGAGGCCGAGCAGCCGATCGACATTCACTGGGCGCCCTGA